A single window of Cataglyphis hispanica isolate Lineage 1 chromosome 2, ULB_Chis1_1.0, whole genome shotgun sequence DNA harbors:
- the LOC126859136 gene encoding ras GTPase-activating protein raskol isoform X13, giving the protein MISELKSQSLPRGFPPQIIVQQIDDEGESKSRSLPRTARLERDHNVRDTSYEKACRRGSAPATPVLGARPLDVTPNRIVNFFSKRSFRSNPLKRTKSVTKLERQKQRGAGLRGCRSHESLLCGQAVTSMDLAAVTPLHPSLLGRPHCFQVTPSTGGPKYFSCRTAHERDQWLHSLRKSVQPDAEQTRRTDNSLQIWLLEAKGVPAKKRYFCEVCLDSTLYARTTAKLKADLCFWGEHFDFHHLPSVNTIQVNLYREADRKKKRDKNVLIGSVSIPVHNVTSRYLTEKWYTVVGDKGPLKEPPALRVKCRFQSVDILPVQVYQEFLEYLKTDYAPLCEKLEPVIGVKAKEDIATALVAVMQREKKAPQFLADLVMMDIHRIDDERLTFRGNSLATKAMEAYLKLTGDRYLQETLGAVVRGAVEGGDCEVDPLKVASVAALHKQQQNLRNAVELAWSRILSSHSHFPLELRECFRIFRERLADMGREDIADNLISASIFLRFLCPAILSPSLFNITHEYPNEKAARNLTLVAKTLQTLANFTRFQGKENFMEFMNDLLEREAPSMKNFLQLISSPLPKDAPANNSLEFDGYIDLGKQLSLLHALLRESMAAIAPSSPSMPPSRLPEILDRISLALDQPGPSPVPVAHRYPNLQNNIFRYNDPTIANSNTNLSISATSTLSNHSTINGTIRDSNEVLQTNTLGHNSSRSPNVARAATLPRNAYLPTNGKLQLQISSDDYPLEPPAFVSRSPTPITRQHRPLGSNRSGPGYRLTASASLANVNHCQTHPTSPTRSESHSNLKDSNYNITASSQNNQSNNGSIVLQQQQHRHNIARLQNLDIHDREDNYNHNNYNVARSASRNHCHKEDNANQQRNYNVSKTTVNANVVVNPPTNLTLSINHQPNNNYNPSKTNNHASSANGNLDELSDLLRYADDEVSESKSQKGSQISISQLSNVASSGYQSFAAYSQSSSPVDLSSNNANAHILGAAPLAFANPVYHMESNHARTGRRDSSSSEEREGSGGGGVDSVRGVDLSPSPPPKNNVRNHQRNNQNQWRQNNQTHRNNSEHAQDVCCTKLRRRLSLDSTRDLSDTSEEENCTTRRSKSRSHRSIDQYEVEMYEVERLQNSVDRLRLRARLGATDDADLDLAPDNNMKSIISRLISVEEELRREQQKMSAALSYKQRVIDAQEQQIAALGAANSRLMSTNASLLSALSKQRYNTKSQTNSEAAPLLQNIADIGELKSSSC; this is encoded by the exons AACTTCTTCTCGAAACGATCATTCCGGTCGAACCCTCTGAAAAGAACGAAGAGCGTAACGAAGCTCGAACGACAGAAGCAACGGGGCGCCGGTCTTCGGGGTTGTCGTTCGCACGAGTCTCTGCTCTGCGGACAGGCGGTGACCTCGATGGACCTCGCGGCGGTGACGCCGCTGCATCCCAGTCTCCTCGGCAGGCCCCACTGCTTCCAGGTCACGCCGAGCACCGGCGGGCCCAAGTATTTCAGCTGCAGAACCGCTCACGAACGGGACCAGTGGTTGCACAG CTTAAGGAAATCCGTTCAGCCGGATGCAGAACAAACACGCCGAACAGACAATTCTCTGCAGATCTGGTTATTGGAGGCGAAGGGCGTACCTGCAAAGAAGCGATACTTTTGCGAGGTCTGCCTCGACAGTACCTTGTATGCGCGAACGACTGCCAAACTGAAGGCTGATTTGTGCTTCTGGGGCGAGCATTTCGATTTTCATCATTTGCCCTCCGTCAACACGATCCAGGTCAATCTGTACAGAGAGGCAGAtaggaaaaagaagagagacaaaaatgttttaatcg GTTCTGTCAGTATACCTGTGCACAATGTGACGTCGCGTTATCTGACGGAGAAATGGTATACGGTAGTAGGTGACAAAGGACCTCTCAAGGAGCCACCCGCTTTAAGAGTAAAGTGTCGTTTCCAGTCGGTTGACATACTGCCAGTTCAGGTTTATCAAGAGTTTTTGGAATATCTGAAGACCGATTACGCGCCGCTATGCGAAAAACTGGAACCCGTCATAGGTGTCAAGGCGAAGGAAGACATCGCGACAGCTTTGGTAGCGGTCATGCAACGGGAGAAAAAGGCGCCGCAATTCCTCGCAGATCTCGTCATGATGGACATTCATCGAATAG ATGATGAAAGACTTACATTTCGAGGGAATTCGTTAGCCACGAAAGCGATGGAAGCCTATTTGAAACTGACCGGAGACAGATATTTGCAGGAGACTCTGGGAGCCGTTGTGAGAGGCGCGGTCGAAGGTGGCGATTGCGAAGTGGACCCACTCAAGGTCGCTTCCGTCGCCGCGTTGCACAAACAACAGCAGAATCTTCGTAACGCCGTGGAGCTAGCCTGGAGCAGAATATTATCGAGCCATTCTCACTTTCCGCTGGAATTGCGCGAGTGCTTTCGCATCTTCCGCGAACGTCTAGCTGATATGGGCCGGGAAGACATTGCAGACAATCTCATTTCCGCATCAATCTTTCTGAGATTCCTCTGTCCCGCCATTCTCAGTCCatctctctttaatattaCGCATG aatatCCAAATGAAAAAGCAGCAAGAAATCTCACTCTAGTCGCAAAGACACTCCAGACGCTCGCAAATTTCACGAGGTTCCAGGGCAAGGAGAACTTTATGGAATTCATGAATGATCTACTTGAACGAGAAGCTCCGTCTATGAAGAATTTCTTGCAGTTAATTAGC AGCCCACTGCCAAAGGACGCACCAGCTAATAATTCGCTCGAGTTTGACGGCTACATAGATTTGGGCAAGCAACTGTCTTTGCTGCATGCTCTCTTACGAGAAAGTATGGCAGCAATAGCACCGTCCTCGCCATCGATGCCGCCGTCACGATTACCCGAAATCCTCGATAGAATCTCTTTGGCTTTAGATCAGCCGGGTCCGAGTCCCGTACCCGTCGCGCATCGTTATCCGAACCTGCAGAATAATATCTTTCGCTATAACGATCCTACAATTGCCAATAGCAACACGAATCTCTCCATCTCGGCCACGTCGACGCTGAGCAACCATAGCACAATAAACGGTACAATCAGGGACAGCAATGAAGTGTTGCAAACCAACACCCTTGGTCACAATAGTTCGCGCAGTCCGAATGTTGCCAGAGCGGCGACTCTACCACGAAACGCTTACCTGCCGACGAATGGCAAATTGCAATTACAAATCAGTTCTGACGATTATCCTCTGGAGCCACCGGCGTTCGTATCACGTTCGCCAACGCCAATCACGCGGCAACACAGGCCACTCGGGTCCAATCGTTCTGGACCGGGTTACAGACTGACAGCCAGCGCGAGCTTGGCAAACGTCAATCACTGCCAGACTCATCCAACAAGTCCCACGCGTTCCGAGAGTCACAGCAATCTGAAAGACTCCAACTATAACATTACTGCGTCATCGCAAAATAATCAGTCGAACAACGGAAGCATTGTCTTGCAGCAACAGCAACATCGGCACAACATTGCGCGTCTGCAGAATCTCGATATTCACGATCGCGAGGATAATTACAATCACAATAATTACAATGTCGCGAGGTCGGCTAGCCGAAATCATTGCCACAAGGAAGATAATGCCAACCAGCAACGCAATTACAATGTCTCGAAGACTACAGTGAACGCGAACGTGGTCGTTAATCCACCCACGAATCTCACATTATCCATCAATCATCAGcccaataataattataatccttCCAAAACAAACAATCACGCCTCATCCGCCAACGGCAACCTCGATGAGCTGTCTGATTTACTGAGATACGCGGATGATGAAGTATCGGAATCCAAATCTCAGAAAGGCTCACAGATCTCCATCTCGCAATTGAGTAACGTGGCTTCTTCCGGCTATCAAAGTTTCGCCGCTTATAGTCAGAGCTCCAGTCCGGTAGATCTTAGTAGTAATAATGCAAACGCGCATATTCTCGGTGCAGCGCCGCTGGCATTCGCTAATCCTGTTTACCACATGGAGTCCAATCACGCTAGGACAGGTAGACGAGATAGCAGCAGTTCCGAGGAGAGAGAGGGTAGTGGAGGCGGCGGTGTCGACAGTGTGAGAGGTGTTGATCTGAGTCCCTCCCCTCCACCCAAGAACAACGTGCGAAATCACCAAAGGAACAATCAGAATCAGTGGCGACAGAATAATCAAACTCATAGAAACAATTCTGAGCATGCGCAGGACGTCTGTTGCACAAAGTTACGAAGAAGGCTCTCTCTAGACTCTACGCGAGATTTGTCAGACACCAGCGAGGAGGAAAATTGTACCACCAGGAGGAGCAAGTCTCGCAGTCATCGAAGCATCGATCAG TACGAAGTGGAAATGTATGAAGTGGAGAGGCTTCAGAATAGCGTAGATCGACTGCGATTGCGCGCGCGATTAGGTGCCACCGACGATGCCGATTTAGATCTCGCGCCCGACAACAATATGAAGAGCATCATTTCCAG ATTAATCTCCGTGGAGGAGGAACTACGTCGCGAGCAGCAGAAGATGTCAGCGGCGTTGTCGTACAAGCAGCGCGTGATCGACGCGCAGGAGCAGCAAATAGCCGCATTGGGTGCCGCAAATTCGCGTCTCATGTCGACCAACGCGAGTCTGCTGTCGGCACTGAGCAAACAACGCTATAACACCAAGTCCCAGACGAACAGTGAAGCTGCGCCCCTGCTGCAAAACATTGCCGACATTGGCGAACTCAAAAGCTCGTCGTGCTAA
- the LOC126859136 gene encoding ras GTPase-activating protein raskol isoform X9, with protein sequence MSRKKVWNSIMRRKKKNHLDLNPKDDNPTSGNVCELKSQSLPRGFPPQIIVQQIDDEGESKSRSLPRTARLERDHNVRDTSYEKACRRGSAPATPVLGARPLDVTPNRIVNFFSKRSFRSNPLKRTKSVTKLERQKQRGAGLRGCRSHESLLCGQAVTSMDLAAVTPLHPSLLGRPHCFQVTPSTGGPKYFSCRTAHERDQWLHSLRKSVQPDAEQTRRTDNSLQIWLLEAKGVPAKKRYFCEVCLDSTLYARTTAKLKADLCFWGEHFDFHHLPSVNTIQVNLYREADRKKKRDKNVLIGSVSIPVHNVTSRYLTEKWYTVVGDKGPLKEPPALRVKCRFQSVDILPVQVYQEFLEYLKTDYAPLCEKLEPVIGVKAKEDIATALVAVMQREKKAPQFLADLVMMDIHRIDDERLTFRGNSLATKAMEAYLKLTGDRYLQETLGAVVRGAVEGGDCEVDPLKVASVAALHKQQQNLRNAVELAWSRILSSHSHFPLELRECFRIFRERLADMGREDIADNLISASIFLRFLCPAILSPSLFNITHEYPNEKAARNLTLVAKTLQTLANFTRFQGKENFMEFMNDLLEREAPSMKNFLQLISSPLPKDAPANNSLEFDGYIDLGKQLSLLHALLRESMAAIAPSSPSMPPSRLPEILDRISLALDQPGPSPVPVAHRYPNLQNNIFRYNDPTIANSNTNLSISATSTLSNHSTINGTIRDSNEVLQTNTLGHNSSRSPNVARAATLPRNAYLPTNGKLQLQISSDDYPLEPPAFVSRSPTPITRQHRPLGSNRSGPGYRLTASASLANVNHCQTHPTSPTRSESHSNLKDSNYNITASSQNNQSNNGSIVLQQQQHRHNIARLQNLDIHDREDNYNHNNYNVARSASRNHCHKEDNANQQRNYNVSKTTVNANVVVNPPTNLTLSINHQPNNNYNPSKTNNHASSANGNLDELSDLLRYADDEVSESKSQKGSQISISQLSNVASSGYQSFAAYSQSSSPVDLSSNNANAHILGAAPLAFANPVYHMESNHARTGRRDSSSSEEREGSGGGGVDSVRGVDLSPSPPPKNNVRNHQRNNQNQWRQNNQTHRNNSEHAQDVCCTKLRRRLSLDSTRDLSDTSEEENCTTRRSKSRSHRSIDQYEVEMYEVERLQNSVDRLRLRARLGATDDADLDLAPDNNMKSIISRLISVEEELRREQQKMSAALSYKQRVIDAQEQQIAALGAANSRLMSTNASLLSALSKQRYNTKSQTNSEAAPLLQNIADIGELKSSSC encoded by the exons AACTTCTTCTCGAAACGATCATTCCGGTCGAACCCTCTGAAAAGAACGAAGAGCGTAACGAAGCTCGAACGACAGAAGCAACGGGGCGCCGGTCTTCGGGGTTGTCGTTCGCACGAGTCTCTGCTCTGCGGACAGGCGGTGACCTCGATGGACCTCGCGGCGGTGACGCCGCTGCATCCCAGTCTCCTCGGCAGGCCCCACTGCTTCCAGGTCACGCCGAGCACCGGCGGGCCCAAGTATTTCAGCTGCAGAACCGCTCACGAACGGGACCAGTGGTTGCACAG CTTAAGGAAATCCGTTCAGCCGGATGCAGAACAAACACGCCGAACAGACAATTCTCTGCAGATCTGGTTATTGGAGGCGAAGGGCGTACCTGCAAAGAAGCGATACTTTTGCGAGGTCTGCCTCGACAGTACCTTGTATGCGCGAACGACTGCCAAACTGAAGGCTGATTTGTGCTTCTGGGGCGAGCATTTCGATTTTCATCATTTGCCCTCCGTCAACACGATCCAGGTCAATCTGTACAGAGAGGCAGAtaggaaaaagaagagagacaaaaatgttttaatcg GTTCTGTCAGTATACCTGTGCACAATGTGACGTCGCGTTATCTGACGGAGAAATGGTATACGGTAGTAGGTGACAAAGGACCTCTCAAGGAGCCACCCGCTTTAAGAGTAAAGTGTCGTTTCCAGTCGGTTGACATACTGCCAGTTCAGGTTTATCAAGAGTTTTTGGAATATCTGAAGACCGATTACGCGCCGCTATGCGAAAAACTGGAACCCGTCATAGGTGTCAAGGCGAAGGAAGACATCGCGACAGCTTTGGTAGCGGTCATGCAACGGGAGAAAAAGGCGCCGCAATTCCTCGCAGATCTCGTCATGATGGACATTCATCGAATAG ATGATGAAAGACTTACATTTCGAGGGAATTCGTTAGCCACGAAAGCGATGGAAGCCTATTTGAAACTGACCGGAGACAGATATTTGCAGGAGACTCTGGGAGCCGTTGTGAGAGGCGCGGTCGAAGGTGGCGATTGCGAAGTGGACCCACTCAAGGTCGCTTCCGTCGCCGCGTTGCACAAACAACAGCAGAATCTTCGTAACGCCGTGGAGCTAGCCTGGAGCAGAATATTATCGAGCCATTCTCACTTTCCGCTGGAATTGCGCGAGTGCTTTCGCATCTTCCGCGAACGTCTAGCTGATATGGGCCGGGAAGACATTGCAGACAATCTCATTTCCGCATCAATCTTTCTGAGATTCCTCTGTCCCGCCATTCTCAGTCCatctctctttaatattaCGCATG aatatCCAAATGAAAAAGCAGCAAGAAATCTCACTCTAGTCGCAAAGACACTCCAGACGCTCGCAAATTTCACGAGGTTCCAGGGCAAGGAGAACTTTATGGAATTCATGAATGATCTACTTGAACGAGAAGCTCCGTCTATGAAGAATTTCTTGCAGTTAATTAGC AGCCCACTGCCAAAGGACGCACCAGCTAATAATTCGCTCGAGTTTGACGGCTACATAGATTTGGGCAAGCAACTGTCTTTGCTGCATGCTCTCTTACGAGAAAGTATGGCAGCAATAGCACCGTCCTCGCCATCGATGCCGCCGTCACGATTACCCGAAATCCTCGATAGAATCTCTTTGGCTTTAGATCAGCCGGGTCCGAGTCCCGTACCCGTCGCGCATCGTTATCCGAACCTGCAGAATAATATCTTTCGCTATAACGATCCTACAATTGCCAATAGCAACACGAATCTCTCCATCTCGGCCACGTCGACGCTGAGCAACCATAGCACAATAAACGGTACAATCAGGGACAGCAATGAAGTGTTGCAAACCAACACCCTTGGTCACAATAGTTCGCGCAGTCCGAATGTTGCCAGAGCGGCGACTCTACCACGAAACGCTTACCTGCCGACGAATGGCAAATTGCAATTACAAATCAGTTCTGACGATTATCCTCTGGAGCCACCGGCGTTCGTATCACGTTCGCCAACGCCAATCACGCGGCAACACAGGCCACTCGGGTCCAATCGTTCTGGACCGGGTTACAGACTGACAGCCAGCGCGAGCTTGGCAAACGTCAATCACTGCCAGACTCATCCAACAAGTCCCACGCGTTCCGAGAGTCACAGCAATCTGAAAGACTCCAACTATAACATTACTGCGTCATCGCAAAATAATCAGTCGAACAACGGAAGCATTGTCTTGCAGCAACAGCAACATCGGCACAACATTGCGCGTCTGCAGAATCTCGATATTCACGATCGCGAGGATAATTACAATCACAATAATTACAATGTCGCGAGGTCGGCTAGCCGAAATCATTGCCACAAGGAAGATAATGCCAACCAGCAACGCAATTACAATGTCTCGAAGACTACAGTGAACGCGAACGTGGTCGTTAATCCACCCACGAATCTCACATTATCCATCAATCATCAGcccaataataattataatccttCCAAAACAAACAATCACGCCTCATCCGCCAACGGCAACCTCGATGAGCTGTCTGATTTACTGAGATACGCGGATGATGAAGTATCGGAATCCAAATCTCAGAAAGGCTCACAGATCTCCATCTCGCAATTGAGTAACGTGGCTTCTTCCGGCTATCAAAGTTTCGCCGCTTATAGTCAGAGCTCCAGTCCGGTAGATCTTAGTAGTAATAATGCAAACGCGCATATTCTCGGTGCAGCGCCGCTGGCATTCGCTAATCCTGTTTACCACATGGAGTCCAATCACGCTAGGACAGGTAGACGAGATAGCAGCAGTTCCGAGGAGAGAGAGGGTAGTGGAGGCGGCGGTGTCGACAGTGTGAGAGGTGTTGATCTGAGTCCCTCCCCTCCACCCAAGAACAACGTGCGAAATCACCAAAGGAACAATCAGAATCAGTGGCGACAGAATAATCAAACTCATAGAAACAATTCTGAGCATGCGCAGGACGTCTGTTGCACAAAGTTACGAAGAAGGCTCTCTCTAGACTCTACGCGAGATTTGTCAGACACCAGCGAGGAGGAAAATTGTACCACCAGGAGGAGCAAGTCTCGCAGTCATCGAAGCATCGATCAG TACGAAGTGGAAATGTATGAAGTGGAGAGGCTTCAGAATAGCGTAGATCGACTGCGATTGCGCGCGCGATTAGGTGCCACCGACGATGCCGATTTAGATCTCGCGCCCGACAACAATATGAAGAGCATCATTTCCAG ATTAATCTCCGTGGAGGAGGAACTACGTCGCGAGCAGCAGAAGATGTCAGCGGCGTTGTCGTACAAGCAGCGCGTGATCGACGCGCAGGAGCAGCAAATAGCCGCATTGGGTGCCGCAAATTCGCGTCTCATGTCGACCAACGCGAGTCTGCTGTCGGCACTGAGCAAACAACGCTATAACACCAAGTCCCAGACGAACAGTGAAGCTGCGCCCCTGCTGCAAAACATTGCCGACATTGGCGAACTCAAAAGCTCGTCGTGCTAA
- the LOC126859136 gene encoding ras GTPase-activating protein raskol isoform X11 yields MFVELPRVRLDGGARAFRQHWGYETRPLAPPPPLIEEDEAAIEPETVSLREANTASPIDTSYEKACRRGSAPATPVLGARPLDVTPNRIVNFFSKRSFRSNPLKRTKSVTKLERQKQRGAGLRGCRSHESLLCGQAVTSMDLAAVTPLHPSLLGRPHCFQVTPSTGGPKYFSCRTAHERDQWLHSLRKSVQPDAEQTRRTDNSLQIWLLEAKGVPAKKRYFCEVCLDSTLYARTTAKLKADLCFWGEHFDFHHLPSVNTIQVNLYREADRKKKRDKNVLIGSVSIPVHNVTSRYLTEKWYTVVGDKGPLKEPPALRVKCRFQSVDILPVQVYQEFLEYLKTDYAPLCEKLEPVIGVKAKEDIATALVAVMQREKKAPQFLADLVMMDIHRIDDERLTFRGNSLATKAMEAYLKLTGDRYLQETLGAVVRGAVEGGDCEVDPLKVASVAALHKQQQNLRNAVELAWSRILSSHSHFPLELRECFRIFRERLADMGREDIADNLISASIFLRFLCPAILSPSLFNITHEYPNEKAARNLTLVAKTLQTLANFTRFQGKENFMEFMNDLLEREAPSMKNFLQLISSPLPKDAPANNSLEFDGYIDLGKQLSLLHALLRESMAAIAPSSPSMPPSRLPEILDRISLALDQPGPSPVPVAHRYPNLQNNIFRYNDPTIANSNTNLSISATSTLSNHSTINGTIRDSNEVLQTNTLGHNSSRSPNVARAATLPRNAYLPTNGKLQLQISSDDYPLEPPAFVSRSPTPITRQHRPLGSNRSGPGYRLTASASLANVNHCQTHPTSPTRSESHSNLKDSNYNITASSQNNQSNNGSIVLQQQQHRHNIARLQNLDIHDREDNYNHNNYNVARSASRNHCHKEDNANQQRNYNVSKTTVNANVVVNPPTNLTLSINHQPNNNYNPSKTNNHASSANGNLDELSDLLRYADDEVSESKSQKGSQISISQLSNVASSGYQSFAAYSQSSSPVDLSSNNANAHILGAAPLAFANPVYHMESNHARTGRRDSSSSEEREGSGGGGVDSVRGVDLSPSPPPKNNVRNHQRNNQNQWRQNNQTHRNNSEHAQDVCCTKLRRRLSLDSTRDLSDTSEEENCTTRRSKSRSHRSIDQYEVEMYEVERLQNSVDRLRLRARLGATDDADLDLAPDNNMKSIISRLISVEEELRREQQKMSAALSYKQRVIDAQEQQIAALGAANSRLMSTNASLLSALSKQRYNTKSQTNSEAAPLLQNIADIGELKSSSC; encoded by the exons AACTTCTTCTCGAAACGATCATTCCGGTCGAACCCTCTGAAAAGAACGAAGAGCGTAACGAAGCTCGAACGACAGAAGCAACGGGGCGCCGGTCTTCGGGGTTGTCGTTCGCACGAGTCTCTGCTCTGCGGACAGGCGGTGACCTCGATGGACCTCGCGGCGGTGACGCCGCTGCATCCCAGTCTCCTCGGCAGGCCCCACTGCTTCCAGGTCACGCCGAGCACCGGCGGGCCCAAGTATTTCAGCTGCAGAACCGCTCACGAACGGGACCAGTGGTTGCACAG CTTAAGGAAATCCGTTCAGCCGGATGCAGAACAAACACGCCGAACAGACAATTCTCTGCAGATCTGGTTATTGGAGGCGAAGGGCGTACCTGCAAAGAAGCGATACTTTTGCGAGGTCTGCCTCGACAGTACCTTGTATGCGCGAACGACTGCCAAACTGAAGGCTGATTTGTGCTTCTGGGGCGAGCATTTCGATTTTCATCATTTGCCCTCCGTCAACACGATCCAGGTCAATCTGTACAGAGAGGCAGAtaggaaaaagaagagagacaaaaatgttttaatcg GTTCTGTCAGTATACCTGTGCACAATGTGACGTCGCGTTATCTGACGGAGAAATGGTATACGGTAGTAGGTGACAAAGGACCTCTCAAGGAGCCACCCGCTTTAAGAGTAAAGTGTCGTTTCCAGTCGGTTGACATACTGCCAGTTCAGGTTTATCAAGAGTTTTTGGAATATCTGAAGACCGATTACGCGCCGCTATGCGAAAAACTGGAACCCGTCATAGGTGTCAAGGCGAAGGAAGACATCGCGACAGCTTTGGTAGCGGTCATGCAACGGGAGAAAAAGGCGCCGCAATTCCTCGCAGATCTCGTCATGATGGACATTCATCGAATAG ATGATGAAAGACTTACATTTCGAGGGAATTCGTTAGCCACGAAAGCGATGGAAGCCTATTTGAAACTGACCGGAGACAGATATTTGCAGGAGACTCTGGGAGCCGTTGTGAGAGGCGCGGTCGAAGGTGGCGATTGCGAAGTGGACCCACTCAAGGTCGCTTCCGTCGCCGCGTTGCACAAACAACAGCAGAATCTTCGTAACGCCGTGGAGCTAGCCTGGAGCAGAATATTATCGAGCCATTCTCACTTTCCGCTGGAATTGCGCGAGTGCTTTCGCATCTTCCGCGAACGTCTAGCTGATATGGGCCGGGAAGACATTGCAGACAATCTCATTTCCGCATCAATCTTTCTGAGATTCCTCTGTCCCGCCATTCTCAGTCCatctctctttaatattaCGCATG aatatCCAAATGAAAAAGCAGCAAGAAATCTCACTCTAGTCGCAAAGACACTCCAGACGCTCGCAAATTTCACGAGGTTCCAGGGCAAGGAGAACTTTATGGAATTCATGAATGATCTACTTGAACGAGAAGCTCCGTCTATGAAGAATTTCTTGCAGTTAATTAGC AGCCCACTGCCAAAGGACGCACCAGCTAATAATTCGCTCGAGTTTGACGGCTACATAGATTTGGGCAAGCAACTGTCTTTGCTGCATGCTCTCTTACGAGAAAGTATGGCAGCAATAGCACCGTCCTCGCCATCGATGCCGCCGTCACGATTACCCGAAATCCTCGATAGAATCTCTTTGGCTTTAGATCAGCCGGGTCCGAGTCCCGTACCCGTCGCGCATCGTTATCCGAACCTGCAGAATAATATCTTTCGCTATAACGATCCTACAATTGCCAATAGCAACACGAATCTCTCCATCTCGGCCACGTCGACGCTGAGCAACCATAGCACAATAAACGGTACAATCAGGGACAGCAATGAAGTGTTGCAAACCAACACCCTTGGTCACAATAGTTCGCGCAGTCCGAATGTTGCCAGAGCGGCGACTCTACCACGAAACGCTTACCTGCCGACGAATGGCAAATTGCAATTACAAATCAGTTCTGACGATTATCCTCTGGAGCCACCGGCGTTCGTATCACGTTCGCCAACGCCAATCACGCGGCAACACAGGCCACTCGGGTCCAATCGTTCTGGACCGGGTTACAGACTGACAGCCAGCGCGAGCTTGGCAAACGTCAATCACTGCCAGACTCATCCAACAAGTCCCACGCGTTCCGAGAGTCACAGCAATCTGAAAGACTCCAACTATAACATTACTGCGTCATCGCAAAATAATCAGTCGAACAACGGAAGCATTGTCTTGCAGCAACAGCAACATCGGCACAACATTGCGCGTCTGCAGAATCTCGATATTCACGATCGCGAGGATAATTACAATCACAATAATTACAATGTCGCGAGGTCGGCTAGCCGAAATCATTGCCACAAGGAAGATAATGCCAACCAGCAACGCAATTACAATGTCTCGAAGACTACAGTGAACGCGAACGTGGTCGTTAATCCACCCACGAATCTCACATTATCCATCAATCATCAGcccaataataattataatccttCCAAAACAAACAATCACGCCTCATCCGCCAACGGCAACCTCGATGAGCTGTCTGATTTACTGAGATACGCGGATGATGAAGTATCGGAATCCAAATCTCAGAAAGGCTCACAGATCTCCATCTCGCAATTGAGTAACGTGGCTTCTTCCGGCTATCAAAGTTTCGCCGCTTATAGTCAGAGCTCCAGTCCGGTAGATCTTAGTAGTAATAATGCAAACGCGCATATTCTCGGTGCAGCGCCGCTGGCATTCGCTAATCCTGTTTACCACATGGAGTCCAATCACGCTAGGACAGGTAGACGAGATAGCAGCAGTTCCGAGGAGAGAGAGGGTAGTGGAGGCGGCGGTGTCGACAGTGTGAGAGGTGTTGATCTGAGTCCCTCCCCTCCACCCAAGAACAACGTGCGAAATCACCAAAGGAACAATCAGAATCAGTGGCGACAGAATAATCAAACTCATAGAAACAATTCTGAGCATGCGCAGGACGTCTGTTGCACAAAGTTACGAAGAAGGCTCTCTCTAGACTCTACGCGAGATTTGTCAGACACCAGCGAGGAGGAAAATTGTACCACCAGGAGGAGCAAGTCTCGCAGTCATCGAAGCATCGATCAG TACGAAGTGGAAATGTATGAAGTGGAGAGGCTTCAGAATAGCGTAGATCGACTGCGATTGCGCGCGCGATTAGGTGCCACCGACGATGCCGATTTAGATCTCGCGCCCGACAACAATATGAAGAGCATCATTTCCAG ATTAATCTCCGTGGAGGAGGAACTACGTCGCGAGCAGCAGAAGATGTCAGCGGCGTTGTCGTACAAGCAGCGCGTGATCGACGCGCAGGAGCAGCAAATAGCCGCATTGGGTGCCGCAAATTCGCGTCTCATGTCGACCAACGCGAGTCTGCTGTCGGCACTGAGCAAACAACGCTATAACACCAAGTCCCAGACGAACAGTGAAGCTGCGCCCCTGCTGCAAAACATTGCCGACATTGGCGAACTCAAAAGCTCGTCGTGCTAA